A region from the Oceanidesulfovibrio marinus genome encodes:
- a CDS encoding transglycosylase SLT domain-containing protein, whose translation MKTSQPAQPVVVELKRFTLDTNPDPAPRGPARIIRVLSTRNEHVLATLSPYGSGFERELLQRFADQYDYSLYWMHSRSPEEAWKALTKGEADLFIGLGFEPSEVLHHKVEAGPAYAHYRPVAVSVKAPAGSAFCPDTVLVTANTTLSAGKLTSDLCGSTRRRLSARRLPTLLGNVAGSKDAVAVVDSGRFRLWQPFFPALKAVTPMGRPVPYRWYWSESRPGLARDLSLFWKSSRSKRVLSQLTELYFGFLPKHTDPYAMHQLVQRVRYGASVWGDDIVRASKKYEIDPLLLMAVIYQESRFDAEAVSATGVRGLLQITADTARTLGIDRSNPHQAIEGGARYLKSLWDSLEGWNLSKWDRWFFTLAAYNQGPKNLEKAREKAISMGGEGATWSELKSIYPLLSKRTSCRGNEAVRYVQRVRFYYYVLHGLVVLAGPEMEDLGALSRVVSLETSPFS comes from the coding sequence GTGAAGACCTCCCAGCCCGCACAGCCAGTGGTTGTCGAGCTCAAGCGCTTCACCCTCGACACCAACCCGGACCCGGCCCCACGCGGCCCGGCCCGGATCATTCGCGTGCTCTCCACACGGAACGAGCACGTGCTCGCCACCCTTTCGCCCTACGGCTCCGGCTTCGAGCGCGAGCTTCTGCAGCGCTTTGCCGACCAGTACGACTACTCCCTGTACTGGATGCACAGCCGTAGCCCCGAAGAGGCCTGGAAGGCCCTGACCAAGGGCGAGGCCGACCTCTTCATCGGCCTGGGCTTCGAGCCGTCGGAGGTGCTGCACCACAAGGTGGAAGCGGGCCCTGCCTATGCTCATTACAGGCCGGTGGCCGTGTCCGTCAAAGCCCCTGCCGGCAGCGCGTTCTGCCCGGATACGGTGCTTGTGACGGCGAACACCACCCTGAGCGCCGGCAAGCTCACGTCAGACCTCTGCGGCTCCACACGCCGCCGTCTCAGCGCCCGCCGTCTGCCCACGCTGCTGGGCAACGTGGCCGGGAGCAAGGACGCCGTGGCTGTGGTGGATAGCGGCCGTTTCCGTCTGTGGCAGCCGTTTTTCCCTGCGCTCAAGGCCGTGACCCCCATGGGCCGGCCGGTGCCGTACCGCTGGTACTGGAGCGAAAGTCGTCCCGGCCTGGCGCGCGATCTTTCCCTGTTCTGGAAAAGCAGCCGCTCCAAGCGCGTCCTGTCCCAGCTCACCGAGCTCTACTTCGGCTTTCTGCCCAAGCATACCGACCCCTATGCCATGCACCAGCTCGTGCAGCGCGTGCGCTACGGCGCATCGGTCTGGGGCGACGACATCGTGCGCGCGAGCAAAAAATACGAGATCGATCCCCTGCTGCTCATGGCCGTCATCTACCAGGAGTCGCGCTTCGATGCCGAGGCCGTCAGCGCCACGGGCGTGCGCGGTCTGTTGCAGATAACCGCCGATACGGCGCGCACTCTGGGCATCGACCGCAGCAATCCGCACCAGGCCATCGAGGGCGGCGCGCGCTACCTCAAATCGCTCTGGGACAGCCTCGAAGGCTGGAACCTCTCCAAGTGGGACCGCTGGTTCTTCACCCTGGCTGCATACAACCAGGGCCCGAAAAACCTGGAGAAGGCGCGCGAGAAGGCCATATCCATGGGCGGCGAAGGCGCCACCTGGAGCGAGCTCAAATCGATCTATCCGCTGCTGTCCAAACGGACGAGCTGCCGCGGCAACGAGGCCGTGCGCTACGTGCAGCGGGTGCGTTTCTATTATTACGTCCTACACGGACTCGTCGTCCTCGCGGGGCCGGAAATGGAGGACCTTGGCGCGCTTTCCCGTGTCGTTTCCCTCGAGACCAGCCCCTTCTCCTGA
- a CDS encoding DNA polymerase III subunit delta' — MAAARAAKEPAVTEAVEGVPLPDPDAVRELAHSPAQARVRGHMQRLAENPEAIPQVILLEGGSASDRLSMALFWTALLHCRGPEPAAEPAQMSMLGAMAPVPEAEPEPEERPCLTCTSCMQALTGANRDLYLLDGREEMIKIDAVREVRSVLGEPPRDHPVRVIILAELHNSRIETANALLKSLEEPRPGNSFVLLAPQRERLLPTLVSRSFVLTLAWPHGEDVQSASDDGETTARLAEGFAVFLETGKGWFSITGGKGAVSRNIGLGFCNALERAILAVLTDRAGSDRLAGALASRLDPQALRGLDIAVDQAAQALGMQVNPALTLDWLATRAVSLARDTTLRKRMG, encoded by the coding sequence ATGGCCGCCGCGCGCGCCGCAAAGGAACCCGCCGTTACCGAAGCGGTGGAAGGTGTTCCCCTGCCGGACCCGGACGCCGTCCGCGAGCTGGCGCACTCTCCTGCGCAGGCGCGCGTGCGCGGCCACATGCAACGGCTGGCCGAGAACCCCGAGGCCATCCCTCAGGTGATTCTCCTCGAAGGCGGCTCCGCCTCGGACCGCCTGTCCATGGCCCTGTTCTGGACCGCCCTGCTCCACTGCCGTGGACCGGAGCCCGCTGCCGAGCCGGCGCAGATGAGCATGCTTGGCGCCATGGCCCCGGTCCCCGAGGCCGAGCCGGAACCGGAAGAGCGGCCCTGCCTGACCTGCACCAGCTGCATGCAGGCGCTCACCGGCGCCAACCGCGACCTCTACCTCCTGGACGGCCGGGAGGAGATGATCAAGATAGACGCCGTGCGCGAGGTGCGTAGCGTGCTGGGCGAGCCCCCGCGCGACCACCCCGTGCGCGTCATCATCCTGGCCGAGCTGCACAACTCCCGCATCGAAACCGCCAACGCCCTGCTCAAATCTTTGGAAGAGCCGCGGCCCGGCAACAGCTTCGTGCTCCTGGCCCCCCAACGGGAGCGGCTCCTGCCCACTCTGGTTTCGCGCAGCTTTGTGCTCACCCTGGCCTGGCCCCACGGCGAGGACGTCCAAAGCGCATCCGACGATGGCGAGACCACCGCCCGGCTGGCCGAGGGCTTCGCCGTTTTCCTGGAAACGGGCAAGGGGTGGTTCTCCATCACCGGAGGCAAGGGAGCCGTGAGCAGGAACATTGGCCTCGGGTTCTGCAACGCCCTGGAGCGCGCCATACTCGCCGTGCTCACGGACAGGGCCGGCAGCGACCGCCTTGCCGGCGCTCTGGCCTCGCGGCTCGACCCCCAGGCATTGCGCGGGTTGGACATCGCCGTGGATCAGGCGGCCCAGGCACTGGGCATGCAGGTGAACCCGGCCCTCACGCTGGACTGGCTGGCCACACGCGCCGTTTCCCTGGCGCGGGATACCACCCTGCGAAAACGTATGGGCTAG
- a CDS encoding universal stress protein gives MRILVPVDLGPATDKVIEMTEAQAKAFGASVELLHVTVPEPDFVGYGPGPQHERDQVACDMKESRRKLTALKERLIEAGIEVSERMYQGVPEEKILEEAKRSDIDLIIMGLARHSFFYRMWVGSVGEELYRQAPCPLLFVPAPEDAEG, from the coding sequence ATGCGAATTCTCGTCCCCGTCGATCTCGGACCGGCCACGGACAAGGTGATCGAGATGACCGAGGCCCAGGCCAAAGCGTTCGGCGCGTCCGTGGAGCTACTGCATGTGACCGTGCCGGAACCGGACTTCGTGGGCTACGGCCCGGGTCCCCAGCACGAGCGCGACCAGGTCGCATGCGACATGAAGGAATCGCGGCGCAAGCTCACGGCGCTCAAGGAGCGGCTCATCGAGGCGGGCATCGAGGTCTCGGAGCGCATGTACCAGGGCGTGCCCGAGGAGAAGATCCTCGAAGAGGCCAAGCGCTCGGACATCGACCTCATCATCATGGGCCTTGCACGGCACTCCTTCTTCTACCGCATGTGGGTGGGCAGCGTGGGCGAGGAGCTCTACCGCCAGGCGCCGTGCCCGCTGCTGTTCGTCCCCGCTCCGGAAGACGCCGAAGGCTAG
- a CDS encoding IMP cyclohydrolase — MSDLKQMYKTLAEDPFPSELTIELGSQKLVFAKRTWVVDGQEKGLRYGENPGQPAALYAPKEGGLELDGVALRNTPGGPVLVSSTREEHMIQAGKHPGKTNFTDVDNGVNMLQYLTAKPAAVILKHNNPCGAAWNEAGVATALQNAFDCDRIAAFGGAVVVNRPLDMAAAEIINSAYFEVVAAPEFEPGVVDVLKRRKNLRILQLPGLAELESFVGQPFLDVKSLTDGGLVLQFSFVNRIRTVDDFLPAEAEKDGAVYAARKPTAQEADDLLFAWAVEAGVTSNSVIFAKNGATTAIGTGEQDRVGCVEITISKAYTKYADRLVFAREGVSLYELEAKAKTDEAAAKTLEEIRAQVQEARGGLAGSVLVSDGFFPFRDGVDVAIAQGVTAIAQPGGSIRDHEVIEAVNQASPQVAMVFTGQRSFKH; from the coding sequence ATGAGTGATCTCAAGCAGATGTACAAGACCCTGGCCGAGGACCCATTTCCGTCCGAGCTCACCATAGAGCTTGGCTCACAGAAGCTCGTCTTTGCCAAGCGCACCTGGGTCGTAGACGGCCAGGAAAAGGGGCTGCGCTACGGCGAGAACCCGGGCCAGCCTGCCGCGCTGTATGCGCCCAAGGAAGGCGGCCTGGAGCTCGACGGCGTCGCCCTGCGCAACACGCCCGGCGGCCCGGTGCTGGTCTCCTCCACCCGAGAGGAGCACATGATCCAGGCCGGCAAACACCCCGGCAAGACCAACTTCACCGACGTGGACAACGGCGTGAACATGCTGCAGTACCTCACGGCCAAGCCCGCCGCGGTCATCCTCAAGCATAACAACCCCTGCGGCGCGGCCTGGAACGAGGCCGGCGTGGCCACCGCCCTGCAGAACGCCTTTGACTGCGACCGCATCGCCGCTTTCGGCGGAGCCGTGGTGGTCAACCGCCCGCTGGACATGGCCGCCGCCGAGATCATCAATAGCGCCTACTTCGAGGTGGTCGCCGCGCCGGAGTTCGAGCCCGGCGTGGTGGACGTGCTCAAGCGCCGCAAGAACCTGCGCATTCTCCAGCTGCCCGGCCTGGCCGAGCTGGAGAGCTTCGTCGGCCAGCCCTTTCTGGACGTGAAGTCCCTCACCGACGGCGGCCTGGTGCTGCAGTTCTCCTTCGTCAACCGTATTCGCACCGTGGACGACTTCCTGCCGGCCGAGGCCGAGAAGGACGGCGCGGTGTACGCTGCGCGCAAGCCCACGGCGCAGGAGGCGGATGACCTGCTCTTTGCCTGGGCCGTGGAGGCCGGCGTGACCTCCAACTCCGTGATCTTCGCCAAGAACGGCGCGACCACGGCCATCGGCACCGGCGAGCAGGATCGCGTGGGTTGCGTGGAGATCACCATCAGCAAGGCCTACACCAAGTATGCGGACCGCCTCGTATTCGCCAGGGAAGGCGTCTCCCTCTACGAGCTGGAGGCCAAGGCCAAGACCGACGAGGCCGCGGCCAAGACCCTGGAGGAAATCAGAGCCCAGGTGCAGGAGGCGCGCGGCGGTCTGGCCGGCTCGGTCCTCGTCTCGGACGGCTTCTTCCCCTTCCGCGACGGCGTGGATGTGGCCATTGCCCAGGGTGTGACCGCCATTGCCCAGCCCGGCGGCTCCATCCGCGACCACGAAGTCATCGAGGCCGTCAATCAGGCGTCTCCCCAGGTGGCCATGGTCTTCACCGGCCAGCGGTCTTTCAAGCACTAG
- a CDS encoding ribonuclease catalytic domain-containing protein translates to MSGSTVRHPVPGCVVEFMQSNRPQIAFVAGEKSGRLKLLTLNSREMNHKPERLLPWFGPQYDPNLSRQEVLDLLAKHEERRSAIESEVDAMELWDFAQGEVATAGVDWFAGLIWDGDDTRDVDHLAALGRALLGCKTHFKLNPPVFAIHPEEKVETRLREQKIAEEREKLAAAGRSFFKQLWDARQRTGTVPVKDAGAWAAELGDDLSARLADLLCTRMARPEDQESEQVWRVVSKGLPEVPHLPLLLAQAWGVLPAHYNFHLDQNDYTSGDGWWTELEPEVRELQTLMAQEAAAAELRTDGLLGRLVSVDAATTKDLDDAFAVEPLENGEGWRVTIALACPAMYWPWGGELDHAVAYRASSLYLPEGASHMMPEVLGTEVFSLCEQSPRPALLVTCEINREGRLISCTPDAGWVRIAANLTYDQAEEAIASEQDDHGANLAAGYELAEALRDGRIACGAALIMRQEPEVELEGEAADTRVRLVYKPETPRSQLLVSELMILVNRAVGSWAAERSIPLYYRTQNIALPKESAGVWEAPYEVYRVVRALGPSCLETRPARHATLGAEAYSPVSSPLRRYADLINEGQILYALKHDAPRLDVGAMESMLTSLVARMEAVGRIQRFRPRYWKLLAVKQSKNPTYDAQIVDEAPSFVTAAVPDLQIFVRGPKKMFGDKIVPGQHFSVRLGKVDPLANEIHVLEAWESEGQDTNGRDE, encoded by the coding sequence TTGTCAGGTTCCACTGTGCGCCACCCGGTACCGGGCTGCGTAGTCGAGTTCATGCAGTCCAACCGGCCGCAGATTGCCTTTGTGGCGGGCGAAAAAAGCGGACGTCTCAAGCTGCTCACCCTGAACAGCCGGGAGATGAATCATAAGCCTGAACGGCTCCTGCCGTGGTTCGGACCGCAGTACGACCCGAACCTCTCGCGCCAGGAGGTGCTCGACCTGCTGGCAAAGCATGAGGAGCGGCGCAGCGCCATCGAGTCCGAGGTAGACGCCATGGAGCTCTGGGACTTTGCCCAGGGCGAGGTGGCCACCGCCGGGGTGGACTGGTTTGCCGGCCTGATCTGGGACGGCGACGACACCAGGGACGTGGACCATCTGGCCGCGCTGGGCCGGGCGCTGCTGGGCTGCAAGACGCATTTCAAGCTCAATCCGCCGGTCTTCGCCATCCACCCGGAAGAAAAGGTGGAAACGAGGCTGCGCGAGCAGAAGATAGCCGAAGAGCGCGAGAAGCTGGCCGCGGCCGGACGTTCATTCTTCAAGCAGCTCTGGGATGCGCGCCAGCGCACCGGCACCGTGCCGGTCAAGGACGCCGGAGCGTGGGCCGCCGAGCTGGGGGACGATCTGTCGGCCCGGCTCGCGGATCTTCTGTGTACGCGTATGGCCCGGCCCGAGGACCAGGAGAGCGAGCAGGTCTGGCGAGTGGTCAGCAAGGGCCTGCCCGAGGTGCCGCACCTGCCGTTGCTGCTGGCCCAGGCCTGGGGCGTGCTGCCGGCGCATTACAACTTCCATCTGGACCAGAACGATTATACATCCGGCGACGGCTGGTGGACGGAGCTTGAGCCCGAGGTGCGTGAGCTGCAGACCTTGATGGCGCAGGAAGCCGCCGCAGCCGAGCTGCGCACGGACGGGCTGCTTGGCCGCCTGGTGAGTGTGGACGCAGCCACCACCAAGGACCTGGACGACGCCTTTGCCGTGGAGCCCCTGGAGAACGGCGAGGGCTGGCGCGTAACCATCGCCCTTGCCTGCCCGGCAATGTACTGGCCCTGGGGCGGGGAGCTGGACCACGCCGTGGCCTACCGCGCCTCCAGCCTCTATCTGCCGGAAGGCGCCAGCCACATGATGCCCGAGGTGCTGGGCACCGAGGTCTTCAGCCTTTGCGAGCAGTCCCCGCGGCCGGCCCTGCTGGTGACGTGCGAGATCAACCGCGAGGGCCGTCTGATCTCCTGCACGCCGGACGCCGGCTGGGTGCGCATCGCCGCGAACCTGACCTACGACCAGGCCGAGGAGGCCATCGCCAGCGAACAGGACGATCACGGTGCGAACCTCGCCGCCGGGTACGAGCTGGCCGAGGCGCTCCGTGACGGCCGCATCGCCTGCGGCGCGGCGCTCATCATGCGCCAGGAGCCCGAGGTAGAGCTGGAAGGCGAGGCCGCGGACACCCGCGTGCGCCTGGTGTACAAGCCGGAGACGCCGCGGTCGCAGCTGCTGGTCAGCGAGCTGATGATTCTGGTGAACCGCGCCGTGGGCTCCTGGGCCGCGGAGCGCTCCATCCCCCTGTACTACCGCACGCAGAACATCGCCCTGCCCAAGGAGAGCGCCGGCGTGTGGGAAGCGCCGTACGAGGTCTACCGCGTGGTGCGCGCCCTCGGCCCCTCCTGTCTGGAGACGCGGCCGGCTCGCCACGCCACCCTGGGAGCCGAGGCGTACAGCCCGGTGAGCTCGCCGCTCCGGCGCTATGCGGACCTGATCAACGAAGGCCAGATTCTGTACGCTTTGAAGCACGACGCGCCGCGCTTGGATGTCGGCGCAATGGAGTCCATGCTCACCTCCCTGGTTGCGCGCATGGAGGCCGTGGGCCGCATCCAGCGGTTCCGGCCGCGCTACTGGAAGCTCCTGGCCGTGAAGCAGTCCAAGAACCCCACGTACGATGCACAGATCGTGGACGAGGCCCCGAGCTTTGTCACGGCGGCCGTGCCGGACTTGCAAATTTTCGTGCGCGGGCCCAAGAAGATGTTTGGGGACAAGATAGTACCCGGGCAGCATTTCTCCGTGCGCCTGGGCAAGGTGGACCCCCTGGCCAACGAGATCCACGTGCTGGAAGCGTGGGAGAGTGAGGGCCAGGACACCAACGGGAGGGATGAATGA
- a CDS encoding adenylosuccinate synthase, with protein sequence MSNIVVLGSQWGDEGKGKIVDLLTRDVHCIVRFQGGNNAGHTLVVGGKKTILHLIPSGILQPHAHCFIGNGVVLDPRVFVDELDTLAAQGIDVGPERITISPKTHVIMPYHKFLDMAREEALSGEKQIGTTGRGIGPCYEDKAARIGIRAGDFANLDLMRSKVETALVEKNMLLQNLYGKDPVQVDEVMEQMLAVAPRVAPMLGDVSGALEAAMSDEKSILFEGAQGTHLDIDHGTYPFVTSSTTVAGNAASGSGIAPRCLDRVVMVVKAYTTRVGGGPFPTELADCDGDHLQQTGAEFGATTGRKRRCGWLDLPVLRESTRLNGPTDIAITKLDVLTGLDSIKVCTGYKFRGEIIEYPPQYQGALAEVEPVYEELPGWKEDIGGVTSWISLPTNAKEYIRYLEHTLRTPVSIISVGPDRDQTLIRK encoded by the coding sequence ATGTCAAATATCGTGGTTCTGGGCTCGCAATGGGGTGACGAAGGCAAGGGGAAGATCGTCGATCTCCTCACGCGAGACGTCCACTGCATCGTGCGGTTTCAAGGCGGCAACAACGCCGGTCACACCCTCGTCGTCGGAGGAAAAAAGACCATCCTCCACCTCATCCCCTCGGGCATCCTCCAGCCCCACGCCCACTGCTTCATCGGCAACGGCGTGGTGCTCGACCCTCGCGTGTTCGTCGACGAGCTCGACACGCTCGCCGCACAGGGCATCGACGTCGGCCCCGAGCGAATCACGATCAGCCCCAAGACGCATGTTATCATGCCATACCATAAATTTTTGGATATGGCACGGGAAGAAGCATTAAGTGGGGAGAAGCAGATCGGAACCACCGGACGGGGCATCGGCCCTTGTTATGAAGACAAGGCCGCCCGCATCGGCATCCGCGCCGGCGACTTCGCCAACCTCGACCTCATGCGCTCCAAGGTCGAGACGGCGCTGGTCGAAAAAAACATGCTGCTCCAGAACCTCTACGGCAAGGACCCGGTGCAGGTGGACGAGGTCATGGAGCAGATGCTGGCCGTGGCCCCGCGCGTCGCCCCCATGCTGGGCGATGTGTCCGGCGCGCTTGAAGCGGCCATGTCCGACGAGAAGTCCATCCTCTTCGAGGGCGCGCAGGGCACGCACCTGGACATCGACCACGGCACCTACCCCTTCGTCACCTCCTCCACCACGGTGGCCGGCAACGCCGCTTCCGGCTCGGGCATTGCGCCCCGCTGCCTGGACCGCGTGGTCATGGTGGTCAAGGCGTACACCACCCGCGTGGGCGGCGGCCCCTTCCCCACGGAGCTCGCGGACTGCGACGGCGACCACCTGCAGCAGACCGGCGCGGAGTTCGGCGCCACCACGGGCCGTAAGCGCCGCTGCGGCTGGCTGGACCTGCCCGTGCTGCGGGAGTCCACCCGCCTCAACGGCCCCACGGACATCGCCATCACCAAGCTGGACGTGCTCACCGGCCTGGACTCCATCAAGGTCTGCACGGGCTACAAGTTCCGCGGCGAGATCATCGAGTACCCGCCCCAGTACCAGGGCGCCCTGGCCGAGGTGGAACCTGTCTATGAGGAGCTGCCCGGCTGGAAAGAGGACATCGGCGGCGTGACCTCCTGGATCTCCCTGCCGACCAACGCCAAGGAGTACATCCGTTACCTGGAGCACACGCTGCGGACCCCGGTGTCCATCATCTCGGTGGGGCCGGACCGCGACCAGACGCTCATCAGGAAGTAA
- a CDS encoding response regulator: MTQSANQVLLIEDSNVQAKIIQKQILALSNFETIICHTMEEAREALEASHRFFVAVVDLNLPDAPDGEVVDLTLENGVPTVVLTATFNEELRQQFIHKRVADYFFKGSIRDMDPMVRSLERLYKNRHMTVLVVDDGVVDRGMMRRGLEVQQFQVLEAENGAQAMQILAEHPEVQLIITDFNMPEMDGCELVMAVREHHKMDQLPIIGVSAAGSGPLTARFLKNGANDFLTKPFEVEEFSWRVNQCMEMVDVIAELKNCYENLG; the protein is encoded by the coding sequence ATGACACAGTCCGCAAACCAGGTGCTGCTCATCGAGGACTCCAACGTCCAGGCCAAGATCATCCAGAAGCAGATTCTCGCTCTATCCAACTTCGAAACCATCATCTGCCATACAATGGAGGAGGCCCGCGAGGCTCTGGAAGCGTCCCACCGCTTCTTTGTGGCCGTGGTGGACCTGAACCTGCCGGACGCGCCGGACGGCGAGGTCGTGGATCTGACCCTGGAAAACGGCGTGCCCACCGTGGTGCTCACCGCCACCTTCAACGAGGAGCTGCGCCAGCAGTTCATCCACAAGCGCGTGGCCGACTACTTTTTCAAGGGCTCGATCCGCGACATGGACCCCATGGTCCGCAGCCTGGAGCGGCTCTACAAGAACCGCCACATGACCGTGCTGGTGGTGGACGACGGCGTTGTGGACCGCGGCATGATGCGCCGTGGCCTGGAGGTGCAGCAGTTCCAGGTCCTGGAGGCGGAAAACGGCGCACAGGCCATGCAGATCTTGGCTGAGCACCCGGAGGTTCAGCTCATCATCACGGACTTCAACATGCCGGAGATGGACGGCTGCGAGCTGGTCATGGCTGTGCGCGAGCACCACAAGATGGACCAGCTGCCCATCATCGGCGTCTCGGCGGCCGGCTCCGGCCCGCTCACCGCCCGGTTCCTCAAGAACGGGGCCAACGACTTCCTCACCAAGCCTTTCGAGGTGGAGGAGTTCTCCTGGCGCGTGAACCAGTGCATGGAAATGGTGGACGTCATCGCCGAGCTCAAAAACTGCTACGAGAATCTGGGATGA
- a CDS encoding D-alanyl-D-alanine carboxypeptidase family protein, giving the protein MLLIAVAGVAHAQERIPPARHTAAAVLVDADTGDVLFARNADMRIAPASLTKIMTLLLALDAVAAGETSMDDVVRVDGSVNGVYGAKLGLKPGDTLTVDEAVHGVAVASANDAAVALAVHIAGSEQAFVARMNAKVVELGLADTHYANPNGLPAAGQRTTALDTARLSRFYIRRHPEALAIHSMRSYAFRGVTHTNHNTLLRSYPGIDGLKTGYIKASGYCLVATAMRNGVRLISVALGAPNPAARDAASRELLDYGFSQKQ; this is encoded by the coding sequence GTGCTGCTGATTGCCGTTGCCGGCGTCGCGCACGCTCAGGAGAGAATCCCACCGGCGCGGCACACGGCCGCCGCTGTGCTTGTGGATGCGGACACAGGCGACGTGCTCTTTGCGCGCAATGCAGACATGCGTATCGCGCCGGCCTCCCTCACCAAGATCATGACCCTGCTGCTGGCGCTGGACGCCGTGGCCGCAGGGGAGACGTCCATGGACGACGTGGTCCGCGTGGACGGCTCGGTGAACGGTGTGTACGGAGCGAAGCTCGGGCTGAAGCCGGGCGACACGCTTACCGTGGACGAGGCTGTCCACGGGGTGGCCGTGGCTTCGGCCAATGACGCGGCCGTGGCCCTGGCCGTGCACATCGCCGGCAGCGAGCAGGCGTTCGTGGCCCGGATGAACGCCAAGGTTGTGGAGCTCGGCCTGGCTGACACGCACTACGCCAACCCCAACGGCCTGCCGGCCGCCGGACAGCGCACCACGGCGCTGGACACGGCGCGGCTCTCCCGCTTCTACATCCGCCGCCACCCCGAGGCCCTGGCCATCCACAGCATGCGCAGCTACGCCTTCCGGGGCGTGACCCATACGAACCACAACACCCTGCTGCGCTCGTACCCGGGCATCGACGGCCTGAAGACCGGTTACATCAAGGCCTCCGGGTACTGCCTGGTCGCCACGGCCATGCGCAACGGCGTGCGACTGATCTCCGTGGCGTTGGGCGCGCCCAACCCTGCCGCGCGAGACGCGGCCAGCCGGGAGCTGCTGGACTACGGTTTCTCGCAAAAGCAGTAG
- the plsY gene encoding glycerol-3-phosphate 1-O-acyltransferase PlsY: protein MTYVLLVLGAYLLGSVPFGYVVGRLCGVDPRKEGSGNTGATNLARTCGLWVGIVVLVLDFGKGFLPVFLALEMNAPWPWVSLAGFAALVGHCYSVFLCFRGGKAVATTIGVFAAAAILPLAVATLLCVAAIAASGFVSLGSLALVTSMPLLLLAFDSPRYIALSIAVLLLVYWRHRENIGRLARGEEKPWRRKKQAEEK, encoded by the coding sequence ATGACCTACGTGCTTCTGGTCCTCGGGGCGTACCTGCTGGGCTCCGTGCCGTTCGGCTATGTAGTGGGCCGGCTCTGCGGAGTGGACCCACGCAAGGAAGGCAGCGGCAACACCGGGGCCACGAACCTCGCGCGGACCTGCGGCCTGTGGGTCGGCATCGTTGTCCTTGTCCTGGACTTCGGCAAAGGGTTCCTGCCCGTGTTCCTGGCCCTGGAGATGAACGCGCCGTGGCCGTGGGTCAGCCTGGCCGGCTTTGCTGCGCTCGTGGGCCACTGCTACTCGGTCTTTCTCTGCTTCAGGGGCGGCAAGGCCGTGGCCACCACCATCGGCGTCTTTGCCGCGGCGGCCATACTGCCCCTGGCCGTGGCCACGCTGCTGTGTGTGGCGGCCATCGCGGCGTCCGGCTTCGTCTCTCTGGGCTCGCTGGCGCTCGTCACCAGCATGCCTCTGTTGTTGCTGGCGTTCGACTCGCCGCGTTATATTGCATTGAGCATCGCCGTGCTGCTGCTCGTGTACTGGCGGCACCGCGAGAACATCGGCCGGCTGGCGCGGGGCGAGGAAAAGCCCTGGCGCCGCAAAAAGCAGGCGGAAGAGAAGTAA